The following proteins come from a genomic window of Lolium rigidum isolate FL_2022 chromosome 5, APGP_CSIRO_Lrig_0.1, whole genome shotgun sequence:
- the LOC124657691 gene encoding uncharacterized protein LOC124657691 — MSLLALGSEENSRAVASTAGGGSSAAASPAGSSEDGEWFRIYDRIEALLPRVEALAGDRARLEEVAELSEAREKKLHARLLQAEASRMRWKREYIELPLLANPMIPKLKEIDLKDRGTCEDADNSQLKEARTCVELRQNNENHEGVAGDLRAELRKLKQAYEAVCLHKDSLVKEKDDEIQKLKNEAGQKRRKTADDMHHEQCTMQIFVTILNRKTITLEVNGLDTICDVKAKIEDKECVPPVLQRLMFGDRLLVDSRTLESYYIQRESTLTLHLVLQGMHIVVSALDVERADTVKAKLLEETLDVERADTIYSVKAKIFEETLDVERADTIYSVKAKIFDETGIVPADQHLEFGGKNLEERRTLTDYGIQNDSTLNVVYNAWVDKIHISVRAPTGRTVIEHSAMR, encoded by the exons ATGTCGCTGCTGGCACTCGGGAGTGAGGAGAATAGCCGCGcggtcgcctccacggccggcggcggcagctcggcggcggcctccccgGCTGGCTCCTCTGAGGACGGCGAGTGGTTCCGCATTTACGACCGGATCGAGGCGCTGCTGCCGCGTGTCGAGGCGCTCGCTGGCGACCGCGCGCGCTTGGAGGAAGTCGCCGAGCTGTCGGAAGCCCGCGAGAAGAAACTCCACGCCCGCCTCCTCCAG GCGGAGGCCAGCAGGATGCGCTGGAAGAGGGAGTACATCGAGCTGCCGCTCTTGGCGAATCCCATGATACCTA AACTCAAAGAGATCGACTTGAAGGACCGCGGAACGTGTGAAGACGCTGATAACTCGCAACTCAAG GAAGCTAGAACTTGTGTAGAGCTAAGGCAAAACAATGAGAATCATGAGGGTgttgcaggggatttaagagcagaactaagaaaactgaagcaAGCTTACGAGGCTGTCTGCTTACACAAGGATTCCTTGGTTAAGGAGAAAGACGATGAAATCCAAAAACTCAAAAAT GAGGCTGGTCAAAAGCGCAGAAAGACAGCCGATGATATGCATCATGAACAGTGCACG ATGCAGATCTTTGTCACGATCCTTAATCGCAAGACCATCACTCTCGAGGTCAACGGGTTAGACACGATCTGTGATGTCAAGGCTAAGATTGAAGACAAGGAGTGCGTCCCTCCAGTCCTACAGAGACTCATGTTTGGTGATAGGCTGTTGGTGGACAGCCGCACCCTTGAGTCCTACTACATTCAGAGGGAATCCACCCTCACCCTTCACCTTGTCCTCCAAGGGATGCATATAGTTGTCAGCGCGCTTGATGTTGAGAGAGCAGATACCGTGAAGGCAAAGTTACTCGAGGAGACTCTTGATGTTGAGAGAGCAGATACCATATACAGTGTGAAGGCAAAGATATTCGAGGAGACTCTTGATGTTGAGAGAGCAGATACCATATACAGTGTGAAGGCAAAGATATTCGATGAAACTGGCATTGTCCCAGCTGATCAGCACCTTGAGTTTGGTGGGAAGAATCTGGAGGAGCGCCGCACCTTGACTGACTATGGCATACAAAATGATTCTACACTTAATGTCGTGTATAATGCGTGGGTTGATAAGATACACATCTCAGTCAGGGCACCAACTGGCAGGACCGTCATCGAACATTCTGCTATGCGG